One genomic window of Vidua macroura isolate BioBank_ID:100142 chromosome 16, ASM2450914v1, whole genome shotgun sequence includes the following:
- the LOC128815546 gene encoding proline-rich protein HaeIII subfamily 1-like: MGQPPQRREEVDAQARTPRPPASPKRRDPPMGLTPRPREAQGDEMPWGGSSHPGSLGQEPPLGPAPRPAQGCRRGVPRPAARAPCPPRLLRIPQRLSRAGPPPARGAPPAGQGGGRAPRGGVGMEGGPPPRCHVCWVRRAPRHGPSAAPTLPWAMRVAAGAQPGDGIGSGSGAHCCTELPVLSCPPDVRRPSHEGGIVLCAVPCHSVPRRAAGSPCSAPAAAALAGGEGAPAGEEALPPPGLGPAGSAARVTAGLVAATALLCRWERPRWGRPAGTDGRTDGWRNGWGGGMGTPQL; this comes from the coding sequence ATGGGGCAGCCTCCACAGCGGCGGGAGGAGGTGGATGCTCAGGCCAGGaccccccgcccccccgccTCGCCGAAGAGGAGGGACCCGCCTATGGGGCTGACCCCACGGCCGCGGGAGGCTCAGGGTGATGAGATGCCGTGGGGCGGCTCCTCCCACCCTGGGAGCCTGGGACAGGAACCCCCCCTGGGGCCGGCCCCTCGGCCAGCACAGGGGTGCAGGCGGGGGgtcccccgccccgccgcccgggCCCCATGCCCCCCGCGGCTCCTCCGCATTCCTCAGCGTCTGAGCCGGGCTGGACCCCCGCCAGCGCGGGGGGCCCCTccggcggggcagggcgggggaCGGGCCCCCCGGGGCggggtggggatggaggggggcccccccccccgctgCCACGTGTGCTGGGTGCGCCGTGCCCCCCGACACGGCCCCTCGGCCgcccccaccctgccctgggcgATGCGGGTGGCCGCGGGGGCACAGCCGGGGGACGGCATCGGCTCTGGCTCGGGCGCTCACTGCTGCACCGAGCTGCCCGTTCTCAGCTGCCCGCCAGATGTGCGGCGGCCGAGCCACGAGGGTGGCATTGTGTTGTGTGCCGTCCCATGCCATTCTGTGCCACGCCGTGCGGCCGGCAGCCCCTGCTCGGCCCCGGCAGCAGCGGCGTTGGCCGGCGGGGAAGGGGCCCCGGCGGGGGAGGAAGCTCTGCCGCCTCCGGGGCTGGGGCCAGCGGGCTCGGCCGCCCGGGTCACCGCCGGGCTGGTGGCCGCCACCGCCCTCCTCTGCCGCTGGGAAAGGCCTCGCTGGGGCAGGCCCGCGGGGACTGACGgacggacggatggatggaGGAACGGATGGGGGGGTGGAATGGGGACACCACAGCTCTAG
- the LOC128815215 gene encoding mitochondrial import inner membrane translocase subunit TIM16-like isoform X2 translates to MAKYLAQIILVGAQVVGRAFMRALRQEFAASQAAADARGRAERPQSAAASRIIGISLQEAQQILNVSSLNPEEIQKNYDHLFKVNDKSVGGSFYLQSKVVRAKERLDEELRIQAKGDKEKGRKAET, encoded by the exons ATG GCCAAGTACCTGGCACAGATCATTCTGGTGGGGGCCCAGGTGGTGGGACGGGCCTTCATGCGGGCGCTGCGCCAGGAGTTTGCAG cgAGCCAGGCCGCAGCCGATGCACGGGGACGCGCCGAGAGGCCCCagtctgctgctgcctccaggatCATCGGCATCAGCCTCCAGGAAGCTCAGCAGATCCTCAACGTGTCCAGCCTCAACCCTGAGGAGATCCAGAAG AACTACGACCACTTGTTCAAGGTGAACGACAAATCAGTGGGAGGCTCCTTCTACCTGCAGTCCAAG GTGGTGAGAGCCAAGGAGCGGCTGGACGAGGAGCTGCGCATCCAGGCCAAGGGCGACAAGGAGAAGGGGCGGAAAGCCGAGACGTGA
- the VASN gene encoding LOW QUALITY PROTEIN: vasorin (The sequence of the model RefSeq protein was modified relative to this genomic sequence to represent the inferred CDS: deleted 1 base in 1 codon) yields MPPPAPGAAREGSARPAAAALPPWTDRPPRTAPHRPPRADTMNQLILCTLLLLAGGELARACPAGCQCHDPRTILCAARRGQTVPQGLPPSTLSLYVFENGITTLTEDSFAGLPALQLLDLSQNKITSIQRNIFQPLTELVNLDLSSNQLQEITNETFHGLRLLERLYLQRNSIQHIHAAAFDTLENLLELKLQNNQLRAVPPLDLPNLLLLDISWNKIPAIAPGAFHAVSIESLKIAGLGLTSLNEELFQVQNNLHELDISDNLLERVPAVLRRLGSLTRLSLAGNARISQLPAEDFQSLHNLQELDISNLNINTIPRDFSGFFPRLRAVTAAGNPFNCICQMSWLVQWVNTSGVVLRRPEETRCHFPPKNSGKLLHHLQYTDFGCPTTTPTPTTPRTTTLPPPAPLPSTHRPPPPPSTAAPTLRPREPQGSSTLVPFSGTLAPTSPPAPICPPRTCLNGGTCHLGAQNLLECLCPAGFTGMYCEVEARGTTAAPGTPALPPAQRVSIAQVGSTSLKVDLHNYIQSKAQLKGIRLSYRNLSGPDKRPVMLRLPASLSEYTVRALKPNCTYRICIGALGEVPKEEHCAEAHTLPLSLQQHSPVTQSQDPNLALILVPALAAMLLLLVVVTAAMYYCRHRRAKAHAGAGADTGPLELEGVKACLENGDLSSHGCKVPEAAMLSGSSECEVPLMQSHYPSNNNTPGLKPSYF; encoded by the exons AtgccgccccccgcgcccggcGCCGCCAGAGAGGGGAGCGCTCGCCCGGCTGCCGCTGCGCTGCCGCCATGGACTGACCGACcgccccgcacggccccgcacCGCCCGCCACG AGCTGACACCATGAACCAGCTGATCCTTTGCACACTGCTCCTCTTGGCCGGTGGGGAGCTGGCCAGGGCATGTCCTGCAGGCTGCCAGTGCCATGACCCCAGGACCATCCTGTGTGCAGCCAGGCGGGGCCAGACAGtgccccaggggctgccccCCAGCACCCTCTCCCTCTACGTCTTTGAGAACGGCATCACAACGCTCACTGAGGACAGCTTTGCAGGGCTGCCTgccctccagctcctggaccTCTCACAAAACAAGATCACCAGCATCCAGAGAAACATCTTCCAGCCCCTGACGGAGCTTGTCAACTTGGACTTGTCCTCCAACCAGCTGCAGGAGATCACCAATGAGACCTTCCATGGGCTGCGGCTGCTGGAACGGCTCTACCTGCAGAGGAACAGCATCCAGCACATCCACGCTGCTGCCTTTGACACGCTGGAGAATCTGCTGGAGCTAAAGCTGCAGAACAaccagctcagggctgtgccccccCTCGACCTGCCcaacctcctgctgctggacatCAGCTGGAACAAGATCCCTGCCATTGCACCAGGGGCTTTCCATGCTGTCAGCATTGAGTCCCTGAAGATCGCAGGGCTGGGCCTGACGAGCTTAAACGAGGAGCTCTTCCAGGTCCAAAACAACCTCCACGAGCTGGACATCTCTGACAACCTGCTGGAGCGCGTCCCGGCGGTGCTGCGGCGGCTGGGCAGCCTCaccaggctcagcctggccgGCAACGCCCGCAtctcccagctgccagctgaggACTTCCAGAGCCTCCACAACCTCCAGGAGCTGGACATCAGCAACCTCAACATCAACACCATCCCTCGGGATTTCTCCGGCTTCTTCCCCAGGCTGCGGGCCGTGACGGCTGCCGGCAACCCCTTCAACTGTATCTGCCAGATGAGCTGGCTGGTGCAGTGGGTCAACACCAGTGGTGTGGTCCTGCGCCGCCCTGAGGAGACGCGCTGCCacttccccccaaaaaactctGGCAAGCTCCTCCACCACCTGCAATACACTGACTTTGGCTgccccaccaccacccccacGCCCACCACGCCCCGCACAACCACGCTGCCACCGCCTGCGCCGCTGCCCAGCACCCACCGCCCGCCGCCA CCCCCCAGCACCGCTGCCCCCACCCTGAGGCCCAGAgagccccagggcagctccacctTGGTGCCCTTCAGCGGCACCCTGGCCCCCACCAGCCCCCCAGCGCCCATCTGTCCCCCCCGCACGTGTCTGAACGGTGGCACCTGCCACCTGGGTGCCCAGAACCTCCTGGAGTGCCTGTGCCCCGCGGGCTTCACTGGCATGTACTGCGAGGTGGAGGCGAGGGGAACGACGGCAGCCCCGGGCACACCAGCCCTGCCACCTGCGCAGCGGGTCAGCATCGCCCAGGTGGGCAGCACCTCCCTCAAAGTGGACCTGCACAACTACATCCAGTCCAAGGCACAGCTGAAGGGCATCCGCCTGAGCTACCGGAACCTGTCGGGGCCGGACAAGCGGCCGGTGATGCTGCGCTTGCCGGCCTCGCTCTCCGAGTACACGGTGCGGGCGCTGAAACCCAACTGCACCTACCGCATCTGCATCGGGGCGCTGGGGGAGGTCCCCAAGGAGGAGCACTGCGCCGAGGCACACACCCTGCccctcagcctgcagcagcactccCCTGTCACGCAGAGCCAGGACCCCAACCTCGCCCTGATCCTCGTCCCTGCGCTGgctgccatgctgctgctgctggtggtggtcACCGCCGCCATGTACTACTGCCGGCACCGCCGCGCCAAGGCACACGCCGGTGCTGGGGCGGACACCGGCCCACTGGAGCTGGAAGGGGTGAAAGCCTGCCTGGAAAACGGGGATTTGAGCAGCCACGGCTGCAAGGTGCCAGAGGCAGCGATGCTTTCTGGCAGCTCTGAGTGCGAGGTGCCGCTCATGCAGTCTCACTACCCCAGCAACAACAACACCCCAGGGCTCAAACCCTCCTACTTCTGA
- the GLIS2 gene encoding zinc finger protein GLIS2 encodes MHSLEEPLDLKLSISKLRAAREKRGPSGPRPRAPQRPDTPPAGDGRGGSRGGRRAVPASPSPGLLGHSRLVEPRDGRFPAAVPVVDLSLSPRSGGESPAGSASLSPERQGSGDLPGPLTPHDFQSLRYIDGLPSSFQFFLPLGAGGALHLPPAAFLPPSKEKRLPPELPLPKQLVCRWSKCNQFFDLLQDLVDHVNDFHVKPEKDAGYCCHWEGCARHGRGFNARYKMLIHIRTHTNEKPHRCPTCNKSFSRLENLKIHNRSHTGEKPYICPYEGCNKRYSNSSDRFKHTRTHYVEKPYSCKMPGCHKRYTDPSSLRKHIKAHGHFVSPEHPEMLKVHPPPKTPLGSAEVPYVNGAQLVIPNPAALFAPPGLPALPIPLAPAPLDLSALGCGAAGALPALPGPVLPLNGGPLNLAKSPLLPSPFAAGLGLPVMSLLAGGAKAEGEKGSGAEGRPPKAGKGLESRKERGERTEPGRPRVPPESLALLPGAVLDLSAGVSSGGSPEALPPGWVLIPPGSLLLKPAAVN; translated from the exons ATGCATTCCCTGGAGGAGCCCTTGGACCTCAAGCTGAGCATCTCCAAGCTGCGAGCTGCCCGCGAGAAGCGGGGCCCCTCCGGCCCCCGACCCCGCGCTCCCCAGCGCCCGGACACCCCGCCGGCCGGGGATGGCCGAGGGGGCAGCCGGGGGGGTCGCCGGGCCGTGCCAGCCTCGCCGTCGCCCGGGCTCCTGGGACACTCCAGGCTGGTGGAGCCGCGGGATGGACGCTTCCCGGCCGCCGTGCCGGTGGTGGACCTCAGCCTCTCGCCCCGCTCCGGGGGGGAGTCTCCGGCTGGCAGTGCCTCGCTGTCCCCTGAGCGCCAGGGCAGCGGGGACCTGCCCGGCCCCCTCACCCCACAC GATTTCCAGTCCCTGCGCTACATCGATGgcctccccagctccttccagttCTTCCTGCCGctgggggccgggggggcccTGCACCTCCCCCCTGCCGCCTTCCTGCCCCCCAGCAAGGAGAAACGGCTCCCCCccgagctgcccctgcccaagCAGCTCGTCTGCCGCTGGTCCAAG TGCAACCAGTTCTTCGACCTCCTGCAAGACCTGGTGGACCACGTCAACGACTTCCACGTCAAACCTGAGAAGGACGCGGGGTACTGCTGCCACTGGGAGGGCTGTGCCCGCCATGGCAGGGGCTTCAATGCCAG GTACAAGATGCTGATCCACATCCGGACGCACACCAACGAGAAGCCGCATCGCTGCCCCACCTGCAACAAGAGCTTCTCCCGCCTGGAGAACCTGAAAATCCACAACCGCTCGCACACAG GTGAGAAGCCCTACATCTGCCCCTACGAAGGCTGCAACAAGCGTTACTCCAACTCCAGCGACCGCTTCAAGCACACCCGCACGCACTACGTGGAGAAGCCCTACTCCTGCAAGATGCCGGGCTGCCACAAACGCTACACCGACCCCAGCTCCCTCCGCAAGCACATCAAAGCCCACGGCCACTTTGTGTCCCCCGAGCACCCGGAGATGCTCAAGGTCCACCCGCCTCCCAAAACGCCCCTGGGCTCGGCGGAGGTGCCCTACGTTAACGGGGCGCAGCTCGTCATCCCCAACCCCGCCGCCCTCTTCGCTCCGCCGGGGCTGCCGGCGCTGCCCATCCCTTTGGCACCGGCACCGCTCGACCTCAGCGCCCTGGGCTGCGGGGCTGCGGGCGCGCTGCCCGCTCTGCCCGGCCCCGTCCTGCCCCTCAACGGCGGCCCCTTGAACTTGGCCAAGAGCCCGCTGCTGCCCTCGCCCTTcgcggcggggctggggctgcccgtCATGTCGCTGCTGGCCGGCGGGGCCAAGGCCGAGGGGGAGAAGGGCAGCGGGGCCGAGGGGCGGCCGCCCAAGGCGGGCAAGGGGCTGGAGAGCCGGAAGGAGAGGGGCGAAAGGACGGagccggggcggccgcgggtGCCCCCCGagagcctggcactgctgccgGGGGCCGTGCTCGACCTCTCGGCCGGTGTCAGCTCGGGGGGCAGCCCCGAGGCGCTGCCCCCCGGCTGGGTGCTCATTCCCCCCGGCTCCCTGCTGCTCAAGCCCGCCGCCGTCAACTGA